The following proteins are encoded in a genomic region of Dialister hominis:
- a CDS encoding GNAT family N-acetyltransferase — translation MYEKKARPEENPTTFMGLYLAIDPKYQGKGIGTELLRQAEHLSATLGCTRLTLICEDHLIPLYKKLGYTLDGINALKYGNKTWYDMSIETKK, via the coding sequence ATGTACGAAAAGAAAGCCCGCCCCGAAGAAAACCCCACCACCTTCATGGGACTCTACCTCGCCATCGATCCCAAGTACCAGGGAAAAGGCATAGGCACAGAGCTCCTGAGACAAGCCGAACACCTCTCGGCAACCCTCGGCTGCACCCGCCTCACCCTCATCTGCGAAGACCACCTCATCCCGCTCTATAAGAAACTAGGCTACACATTAGACGGCATTAACGCCCTCAAATACGGCAACAAAACCTGGTACGACATGTCCATAGAAACAAAAAAATAA
- a CDS encoding SIMPL domain-containing protein, whose product MKKKWLALAAASFLVFSTMTAQAEEPARRSITVSGSGQVTAKSDIATLHISVQTESANSKAAVRENANTMTAVRNAVIAAGADASKIETQNYSVYPQQNYDNKGRKTDLKYICNNTMNVTVTNIARTGEVMDAAINAGATRLDSVDFGVNDTQKFKDAALRAAALDAKNKANILASALGRTVVNVISVNEDSVNVVPYRLMSFKAAARDNVETTTPVDPSDSKMESHVTIVFEIA is encoded by the coding sequence ATGAAAAAGAAATGGCTGGCCCTTGCGGCCGCAAGTTTTCTCGTATTCTCTACCATGACAGCGCAGGCAGAAGAACCTGCCAGAAGAAGCATCACCGTTTCCGGATCGGGACAAGTGACCGCCAAGAGCGACATTGCCACCCTTCATATTTCCGTACAGACAGAATCCGCCAACAGCAAAGCTGCCGTCCGTGAAAATGCGAACACGATGACCGCCGTCAGAAACGCCGTCATTGCAGCAGGCGCCGACGCTTCCAAGATCGAAACACAGAACTACAGCGTCTATCCGCAGCAGAACTACGACAACAAGGGAAGAAAAACCGACTTGAAATACATCTGCAACAACACCATGAACGTCACCGTCACCAACATTGCAAGGACAGGTGAAGTCATGGACGCAGCTATCAATGCAGGCGCCACCCGCCTCGACTCCGTCGATTTCGGCGTGAACGATACACAGAAATTCAAAGACGCAGCCTTAAGAGCCGCTGCCCTTGATGCCAAGAACAAAGCCAACATCCTGGCATCAGCCCTCGGACGCACCGTCGTGAACGTCATCTCCGTCAACGAAGACAGCGTGAACGTCGTCCCGTACCGCCTGATGTCCTTCAAAGCCGCCGCCCGCGACAACGTGGAAACGACGACACCCGTAGACCCCAGTGATTCCAAAATGGAAAGCCACGTCACCATCGTCTTTGAAATTGCCTGA
- a CDS encoding LysE family translocator, with the protein MDLANYLSFLGAAILLTLAPGPDNMYILTKSLSAGPRQGVTLAMGLATGPLWHTLLVMAGVAAFIQSSPASFMVLKYCGAAYLLYLSYGAFRSKGASIKAGDVVDKSESFALYKRGFLMNASNPKVLLFFLAILPQFVQPNGFLSPSLQIGLLGLTFSIQAAILFSIAAICAGQLKDTLIRHESFPLIMSRVEGTLLLLIAIGLMFL; encoded by the coding sequence ATGGATTTAGCGAATTACTTGTCTTTCCTTGGCGCGGCGATCCTGCTGACGCTGGCTCCGGGGCCGGATAATATGTACATCCTGACAAAGAGTCTTTCGGCAGGACCCAGGCAGGGTGTGACGCTGGCGATGGGGCTCGCAACGGGTCCTCTCTGGCATACGCTTCTTGTCATGGCAGGTGTGGCGGCTTTCATCCAGAGCTCGCCGGCATCTTTCATGGTCTTGAAATACTGCGGCGCGGCTTACCTCCTTTATCTCTCCTACGGCGCTTTCCGCTCGAAGGGCGCTTCGATCAAGGCGGGCGACGTGGTGGATAAGTCGGAAAGTTTTGCACTCTACAAGAGGGGCTTCCTCATGAATGCGTCGAATCCGAAGGTGCTTCTTTTCTTCCTCGCGATTCTTCCGCAGTTCGTCCAGCCAAATGGTTTCCTCTCTCCCAGTCTTCAGATCGGTCTTCTGGGCCTGACGTTCTCCATCCAGGCAGCCATCCTTTTCTCAATCGCCGCCATCTGCGCCGGCCAGCTGAAGGATACCCTCATCCGTCATGAGAGTTTCCCGCTCATCATGAGCCGCGTGGAGGGCACGCTTCTCCTCCTGATCGCCATCGGGCTGATGTTCCTGTAA
- a CDS encoding DUF3298 domain-containing protein, translating to MKKLEIGLMAALLLFPAIGTAEAYTAETLKQAQGPAIVSESYKDGTMEVRKAVSKDANLLRRARINSAIDTEIDRFGNYVAKANQRTGGGTKGWINYKEGMTGENDPYTSLLFFESVYYYHAAHPLTYAKGLTFDQMGHKVTFEDLKKKMPNLTLEELRRQTALQAEANHLFLFKDYKINKFPETFYIDKNNHLYFVFQQYAIAPYAAGFIVIDMGEVPEK from the coding sequence ATGAAGAAATTGGAAATCGGCCTTATGGCTGCCCTGCTCCTGTTTCCAGCCATTGGCACCGCTGAAGCGTACACCGCCGAGACACTGAAACAGGCGCAAGGCCCTGCCATTGTTTCTGAATCCTACAAAGACGGCACCATGGAAGTACGCAAAGCCGTCTCGAAAGACGCAAATCTCCTTCGCCGCGCAAGAATCAACAGCGCCATCGATACGGAAATCGACCGCTTTGGAAACTATGTGGCAAAAGCCAATCAGCGCACCGGAGGCGGCACAAAGGGATGGATCAATTACAAAGAAGGCATGACTGGAGAAAACGACCCGTACACCAGCCTTCTCTTCTTCGAATCCGTTTACTATTACCATGCGGCGCATCCTCTGACCTATGCCAAAGGACTGACCTTCGACCAGATGGGACATAAAGTCACCTTCGAAGACCTCAAGAAGAAAATGCCGAACCTCACTCTGGAAGAACTCCGCCGCCAGACCGCCCTTCAGGCAGAAGCCAACCACCTCTTCCTCTTCAAGGACTACAAGATCAACAAATTCCCGGAAACCTTCTACATTGACAAAAACAATCACCTCTACTTCGTCTTCCAGCAATACGCCATCGCTCCCTATGCCGCAGGCTTCATCGTCATAGACATGGGCGAAGTCCCGGAGAAATAA